CGCTGAGGACTGGGACGTCGCGCAGGGTGACGGCGGTGACCACGGCGGCGGTCGCGGCCTCGTGTCCCTTGTCCTGGGAGGAGCCGTCGAGGCCGGCCCGGTCGAGGGCCTGCTGCTCGTCGTCGCAGGTGAGGAGGCCGAAGCCCACCGGCACGCCGGTGCGGACGGCCACCTCGGTGAGGCCGCTGGTCGCGGCCTGGCAGACGTAGTCGAAGTGGGGGGTGCCGCCCCGGATGACGACGCCGAGGGCGACGACGGCGTCGTGGTGGGGGGCGAGGCGCGCGGCGGCCACGGTCAGCTCGAAGCTGCCGGGAACCTCCACGAAGCGCACGTCGGTGACTCCGGCCTCGGTGAGACCGCGACGGGCGCCGGCGATGAGCCCGTCCATGACGGTGCGGTGCCACGAGGCGGCGACCAGCGCCACGCTGAGCCCCCGGCCGTCGACGGTGAGGGTGGGTGATCCGTCCTTCATCGTGCTCCTCCTGAGGTGGTGCTGATCGGTGCTGGCCCTGCCGGCTGGGGACCGTGCAGGTGGTGCGCTGTGTCGAGGACGCTCGCCCCGAGGTGGTGACCCATGCGGTCGCGCTTGGTGCGCAGGTACCGGGTGTTGGCCGACGTGGGCTGGGTCAGCAGCGGCTCGACCGAGCTGATCTCGAGGCCGTGGCGGCGCAGGTCCTCCGCCTTGAGGGGGTTGTTGGTCAGCAACCGCACCGACGACGCCTGCAGGTCGGTGAGGATGGCGGCGCCGGCGCCGTACTCCCGGGCGTCGACGGGCAGGCCCAGCGCGGTCTGGGCGTCCACGGTGTCCAGGCCCTGGTCCTGGACGGCGTAGGCGCGCAGCTTGTCGAGCAGTCCGACCCCACGGCCCTCCTGGCCGCGCAGGTACACCACCGCTCCCCCCTCTGCGGCGACGCGGGCGAGCGCGGCAGACAGCTGTGAGCCGCAGTCACAGCGCTGCGACCCCAGGACGTCACCGGTGAGGCACTCCGAGTGCAGCCGCACCAGCGGCTGGTCGGGCACGCCCCTCGGGCTGATCATGGCCAGGTGGTCGACCCCGGTGAGCAGGTCGCGGTAACCGACGACGGTGAAGACGCCGTGCTCGGTGGGGATCGTGGTCTCGGTCACCCGGCGCACCCGGTCGTGCACCGCCCGCCACCGGATCAGCTGCTCGATCGAGAGCACCGGCAGGTCGTGCTCGGCGGCGAGGCGGAGGAGCGCGGGTGAGCGCAGCATCGTCCCGTCGTCGTCGACCAGCTCGGCGATCGCCGCCACCGGCTGCAGACCGGCGAGCCGGCACAGGTCCACCGCCGCCTCCGTGTGGCCCGGCCGTTCCAGCACCCCTCCGGGCCGGGCCCGCAGCGGCACCACGTGTCCGGGACGGGTGAGGTCCTCAGCCGTCGTGGCCGCGCCGGCCAGGGTGCGGATGGTGTGAGCGCGGTCAGCGGCGCTGATGCCGGTGCCGACACCGATCCGGGCGTCCACGGTCACGGTGTAGGCGGTGCGCCGCGGGTCGGCGTTCTCGACGACCATCGGCGGCAGCCGCAGCGCGTCGGCCCGCTCGGCCGGCATCGGGGCGCAGACGTAGCCCGAGGAGTGCCGGATCGTCCAGGCCATCCACTCAGCGCTCACCGTCTCCCCGGCCAGCACCACGTCACCCTCGTCCTCCCGGTCCGCAGGGTCGGTGACCAGCACCGGTCGGCCCTCCCGCAGCGCGGCCAGGGCCTCCTCGACGGTCCAGGCCCGTGCCGGTGCTCCTGTGGGCGTCGGGGAGCTCACCGGAGCACCCCGGTCGTCGCCGCGGCACCGGGCAGCTGGAGCAGCCGCTCGACGTACTTGGCGATGACGTCGACCTCGAGGTTCACGGGGTCACCTGCCTGCTTGGTGCCCAGGGTGGTGAGGGCCAGCGTGGTGGGGATCAGGGAGACCTCGAAGAAGTCCTCCCCCACCGCCGACACCGTCAGGGAGACCCCGTCGACCGTGATGGACCCCTTCTCCACCACGTAGCGGGCCAGACCGGCGGGCAGCCCCATCCGGACCACCTCCCACCGGTCCCCCGGCGTGCGGGAGACGAGGGAGGCGGTGCCGTCGACGTGGCCTTGGACGATGTGGCCGCCGAAGCGGTCGGTGGCCGCCATCGCCCGCTCCAGGTTGACCGGGTGCCCGACGGCCAGGGCGCCCAGGCTGCTGCGGTGCAGGGTCTCAGCCATCACGTCGAAGACGACGACGTCCTGGTCCACCGCGGTCACGGTGAGGCAGACCCCGTTGACCGCGATCGAGGCGCCGTGGACGGCGTCGGTGCTGACCTCCTCCCCGCGGACCCTGAGGACGGCCGAGTCGCCCTGGTGCTGCAGGTCCACGACCTGGCCGAGCTCTTCCACGATTCCGGTGAACATGTTCAGGACCTTCCGTCGGTGAGAGGGGTGGCCCGGACCCGCAGGTCCCGGCCGATGGTGGTGACCTCGTCCAGACGCAGCTGCAGCGCCTGTCCGAGGGTGGGGATGCCGAGGTCGGCGACGGCTGCGGAGCCGGCGCCCAGCAGGGTGGGGGCGAGGTAGGCCACGACCTCGTCGACGAGGCGCTCGGTCAGGAAGGCGGCAGCGACGGTGGGCCCGCCCTCGAGCCAGACCTGTCGGACACCGCGGTCGAGCAGCTCCTGCAGCACCGCTGCGGGCTCGTGGGTGCGGGCTCGCCAGGTCTCGGCCGTGTCGTCCAGGACCCGGGACCGGGCCGGGAGATCACGCCGTCCCATCACCACCCGCAGCGGCTGCCGGCTGAGGGGGGTGCCGTCGGGGTGGCGGACGGTCAGCCGGGGGTCGTCGGCCAGGGCGGTGCCCGTCCCGACCAGGACCGCGCCGGCCTCGCCACGCAGCCGGTGAACGTCGGCCCGGGCGTCGGGTCCGGTGATCCACCGGCTGCTGCCGTCAGCCGCAGCCGAGCGCCCGTCCAGGGTCGCGGCGAACTTCCACACCACCCGGGGCCGGCCGGCCGCGACCGCGAAGGACCAGGCCTGGTTGAGCGCTGCCGCCTCCTCACCCAGCGGACCCTGCTCGACCCTCATGCCGGCTTCCCGCAGCGTCGCGGCACCGCCTGCTGCCGTCGGGTTCGGATCGGCCTGTGCGTAGACCACCCGGGCCACGCCGGCCCCCGACAGCGCGGCGGAGCACGGCCCGGTGCGACCCGTGTGGTCGCAGGGTTCCAACGTCACCACGGCCGTCCCGCCGCGGGCAGCCGCTCCGGCCTCGGCCAGGGCGACCACCTCCGCGTGCGGCGTCCCAGCGCCCCGGTGGTGCCCGCGACCCACCACCCGCCCGTCGACGTCGACGACGACCGCACCCACCCGCGGGTTCGGGTCGACGACCGGTCCGAGCCGGGCCAGGTCGAGGGCATGACGCATCAGCACCTCGACGGCTGCCGCGTCGATCATCAGTGGGTTCCCCTCGTGCTCGGTCCAGGTGGACGAGCTCCGGGGACGACAGGTCAGCCCAGTGTCGTCAGCCCGCACAGAGGTGCGTCGGACGACCTGGACCAGCACGCAGGACACACCGGGCTCCGCAGGGCCCGCTGGAGCGGGACCCTGGCGGTCCGGTCAGACCTGCGCACGTGCTACCTCCCATCCGGACTTTCACCGTCGGTCCTGGAGTTCCACCAGGTCAACCGGCTGCTGGCTGCAGACGGGTCGCGGACTTTCACCGCCGGTTCGGAGTTGCACCGACCCCGGAGCACGTGACCACCAGTCTGCCACCCGCCACCAATGCCCCGCCCGGCAGCGCGTCGCAACCTGCCAGGTCGCGGAAGGGTGCGTTCACGCAGCCCCCAGCACGGTGGAACCGGGTGCGCACCGAGGAGCACCCACCGGACAGATGTACGGTTCGACCTCACCTGGCGTTCGGAGCGCCTTGGTGTGGCGCGACATCGTCCGGCCCGTGCACCGGTCCTCCCCCGGCGTCCGTCTCTGGCGCTGGTCGCCCGCGCCGCAGGCTAGGGTCCTGAGGTGACCCCGCCCCTGAACCTGCACGAGCAGCTGGCGGAGGCGGCGCGCGACCTCGAGGCGGAACCGGACACCCAGCACACCCTGGAGCGCTCGGTCGCGCTCGCCCTCGAGCTGGTTCCGCACGCCGATCAGGCCGGGATCTCCATCGTGCACCGCAAGGGCCGCATCGAGACCCCCGCCGCCTCCACCGACGCCGTGCTGCGAGCCGACGAGCTCCAATACCAGCTCGCCGAGGGACCGAGTCTGGACGCGATCTGGACCCAGGACATCGTGACCTCCGAGGACCTCCGTCAGGACCCCCGGTGGCCGCAGTGGGCACCGCAGGTGTCGTCACACCTGAACCTCGTGAGCATGCTGTGCGTGCAGCTGTTCACCAGCACGACCGTCGTCGGGGGCATCAACCTCTACTCGACCAGGAGCCACGCCTTCGACCGCGACGACCTGGACATCGCCGGCTACCTCGCTGCGCACGTCGCCGTGGCAGTGGCCGAGTCCCAGACCGAGGACCAGCTCCGGCTGGCGGCGGTCAACCGGACGGCCATCGGCCAGGCCCAGGGCATCGTGATGGAACGGTTCTCCGTCGACGCCAACCGGGCGTTCGACCTGCTGCGCCGGGTCTCCCAGAGCAGCAACACCCGGCTGCTCCTCGTCGCGACCGACATCGTCAGCACCCGTCGAGTACCCGGCGTCTGAGGTCCTGGGTACCGGTGTGGTGCGTGCGCGGGTGCGCTGCCACCCCGGCGCCCACGCCACCCCGGACCTACTCGTTGCGTTCGGAGACCCGTTCGGTGTCCTTCCCGCCGACCTCCTCGGGCAGCTCGGGGACGACCACGAGGACGAGGTCCTGCAGCCGCCAGTCCAGGTCGACGCAGCGCTGCTGGGCCCGCTCGAGCTGGCGGGTGGTGACCCGGTCGCCGGTGGGGACGACGAAGGCCTCCACGTGGGTGACGTGACCCATGTCGCGGACCCGGGTGCCGGCGTGCTCGACCCAGTCCAGCCCGTCGAGGTATCGCTCGACGGCCTCGCCGAGCGGGTCGGGCTCCTCGTCGTCGAAGGTCGTGGCCCGGGCGTCCATCAGGTCGCTGACGGCGCCCCGGACGTTGCGGTAGCCGTCGTGGAGGATGCTGACGGAGATGAACAGCGCGGCCACCGCGTCGGCCCACCACAGCCCCGCCCCGATCCCGGCCACGCCGAGGATCGTGCCCAGCCCGGTCATCCAGTCCGCCTTGTTCATGTCGGCGTCGGCGTAGAGGACCTTGGAGTGCAGCTGGCGTCCCAGTGCCAGCTTCGCCCGGCCCAGGAACACCATGGGGACCGACGTCACCACCATCGTGGCGATCATCAGCCAGCCGAGCCACACCTGCTGGCCCAGCACCACCACGGTGCCGATCGGTGGGTGCTCACCAGCCAGCAGACCGCTACCGGAGTCCACCACCAGGAACGCCCCCACCCCCAGCAGCGCCACCCCCGCCA
The sequence above is a segment of the Auraticoccus monumenti genome. Coding sequences within it:
- the ribH gene encoding 6,7-dimethyl-8-ribityllumazine synthase translates to MKDGSPTLTVDGRGLSVALVAASWHRTVMDGLIAGARRGLTEAGVTDVRFVEVPGSFELTVAAARLAPHHDAVVALGVVIRGGTPHFDYVCQAATSGLTEVAVRTGVPVGFGLLTCDDEQQALDRAGLDGSSQDKGHEAATAAVVTAVTLRDVPVLSAPPATGPAR
- the ribB gene encoding 3,4-dihydroxy-2-butanone-4-phosphate synthase: MSSPTPTGAPARAWTVEEALAALREGRPVLVTDPADREDEGDVVLAGETVSAEWMAWTIRHSSGYVCAPMPAERADALRLPPMVVENADPRRTAYTVTVDARIGVGTGISAADRAHTIRTLAGAATTAEDLTRPGHVVPLRARPGGVLERPGHTEAAVDLCRLAGLQPVAAIAELVDDDGTMLRSPALLRLAAEHDLPVLSIEQLIRWRAVHDRVRRVTETTIPTEHGVFTVVGYRDLLTGVDHLAMISPRGVPDQPLVRLHSECLTGDVLGSQRCDCGSQLSAALARVAAEGGAVVYLRGQEGRGVGLLDKLRAYAVQDQGLDTVDAQTALGLPVDAREYGAGAAILTDLQASSVRLLTNNPLKAEDLRRHGLEISSVEPLLTQPTSANTRYLRTKRDRMGHHLGASVLDTAHHLHGPQPAGPAPISTTSGGAR
- a CDS encoding riboflavin synthase — encoded protein: MFTGIVEELGQVVDLQHQGDSAVLRVRGEEVSTDAVHGASIAVNGVCLTVTAVDQDVVVFDVMAETLHRSSLGALAVGHPVNLERAMAATDRFGGHIVQGHVDGTASLVSRTPGDRWEVVRMGLPAGLARYVVEKGSITVDGVSLTVSAVGEDFFEVSLIPTTLALTTLGTKQAGDPVNLEVDVIAKYVERLLQLPGAAATTGVLR
- the ribD gene encoding bifunctional diaminohydroxyphosphoribosylaminopyrimidine deaminase/5-amino-6-(5-phosphoribosylamino)uracil reductase RibD produces the protein MIDAAAVEVLMRHALDLARLGPVVDPNPRVGAVVVDVDGRVVGRGHHRGAGTPHAEVVALAEAGAAARGGTAVVTLEPCDHTGRTGPCSAALSGAGVARVVYAQADPNPTAAGGAATLREAGMRVEQGPLGEEAAALNQAWSFAVAAGRPRVVWKFAATLDGRSAAADGSSRWITGPDARADVHRLRGEAGAVLVGTGTALADDPRLTVRHPDGTPLSRQPLRVVMGRRDLPARSRVLDDTAETWRARTHEPAAVLQELLDRGVRQVWLEGGPTVAAAFLTERLVDEVVAYLAPTLLGAGSAAVADLGIPTLGQALQLRLDEVTTIGRDLRVRATPLTDGRS
- a CDS encoding GAF and ANTAR domain-containing protein codes for the protein MTPPLNLHEQLAEAARDLEAEPDTQHTLERSVALALELVPHADQAGISIVHRKGRIETPAASTDAVLRADELQYQLAEGPSLDAIWTQDIVTSEDLRQDPRWPQWAPQVSSHLNLVSMLCVQLFTSTTVVGGINLYSTRSHAFDRDDLDIAGYLAAHVAVAVAESQTEDQLRLAAVNRTAIGQAQGIVMERFSVDANRAFDLLRRVSQSSNTRLLLVATDIVSTRRVPGV
- a CDS encoding cation diffusion facilitator family transporter, with product MTRFGRTELPEDHEPLLRRAKRLERLTLGVLVVTASLVLAVLGNSQAMKAAWAEDVLSLAPPIAFLVAVRLVNRTPDRAFPYGFHRASAVAHLVAGVALLGVGAFLVVDSGSGLLAGEHPPIGTVVVLGQQVWLGWLMIATMVVTSVPMVFLGRAKLALGRQLHSKVLYADADMNKADWMTGLGTILGVAGIGAGLWWADAVAALFISVSILHDGYRNVRGAVSDLMDARATTFDDEEPDPLGEAVERYLDGLDWVEHAGTRVRDMGHVTHVEAFVVPTGDRVTTRQLERAQQRCVDLDWRLQDLVLVVVPELPEEVGGKDTERVSERNE